A portion of the Paenibacillus marchantiae genome contains these proteins:
- a CDS encoding methyl-accepting chemotaxis protein, whose translation MDMIQSLIACMPFFRDTIRQDVTLSIIDREKFLYFSAGESLKQLEFKAGDPLLEPNRDFADLKGGTDKQFDHYPKELFEVPFDVAYLPIKNEQGEVIAIFNLLYSMDDQDQLQQLMNATENLTNQLIDSVQHVAAHSEELSATTEEIRNNSKQAVQKSGNVTQVASFIREISEQTNLLGLNAAIEAARVGEAGAGFGVVAKEIRKLSVDTKEATTRIEESLLSVRQSIQGMENELGEITASSQEQAELVNNFMSTIEQLNATNQQLKQFVHKLITFDGK comes from the coding sequence ATGGATATGATTCAATCACTAATCGCATGTATGCCCTTTTTTCGGGATACGATTCGCCAAGATGTAACCCTTTCCATTATTGACCGGGAGAAATTCCTGTATTTTTCCGCAGGAGAGTCGTTAAAACAACTGGAGTTCAAAGCAGGTGATCCACTGCTCGAGCCTAATCGTGATTTTGCCGATCTGAAAGGCGGTACGGACAAACAATTTGATCATTACCCGAAGGAGTTATTTGAAGTGCCGTTTGATGTCGCCTACCTTCCGATCAAAAATGAACAGGGCGAGGTCATCGCTATATTCAACCTGCTCTATAGTATGGATGATCAGGATCAGCTGCAGCAGCTCATGAATGCTACCGAAAACCTGACCAACCAGTTGATTGACAGCGTTCAGCACGTAGCTGCACATTCGGAGGAGCTGAGCGCCACCACCGAAGAAATTCGCAACAACTCCAAACAAGCTGTACAGAAATCAGGCAACGTGACTCAGGTCGCCAGCTTCATCCGTGAAATCTCGGAGCAAACGAATCTGCTCGGCCTGAATGCCGCCATCGAAGCTGCTCGTGTCGGTGAAGCAGGTGCAGGATTTGGCGTCGTCGCCAAGGAAATCCGCAAGCTGTCCGTAGATACAAAGGAAGCGACCACGCGTATTGAAGAGTCCCTCCTCTCCGTCCGCCAATCCATTCAGGGGATGGAGAATGAACTTGGGGAGATTACCGCGAGTTCTCAGGAGCAAGCGGAACTGGTTAACAATTTTATGAGCACGATTGAGCAGTTGAATGCAACGAACCAACAATTGAAACAATTTGTGCACAAACTGATTACATTTGACGGAAAGTAA
- a CDS encoding glycoside hydrolase family 3 C-terminal domain-containing protein — MTNQTKYPFQDTTIELDTRVKDLVSRLSEDEKIESMLQYQPAVERLGIAAYKHGTEAAHGLAWLGEATSFPQPVGLACTWDADLMKEIGSVIGDEARVFYKRNPAVNGLTLWAPTVDMERDPRWGRNEEAYGEDPELTAELTTALVKGIQGDHPKYYKAVATLKHFLANNNEVDRGSGSSSIDPRNMREYYLKAFEKPFKEGGAQSMMTAYNSINGTPALLHPFVNEIVKGEWGMDGFIVSDAGDVMGIKNDHKYYDSHTPGTVESVKAGIDSITDDADLSKQALREGLEQGTLTMEDIDLALFNTFRVRFRLGEFDPAEGNPYASIGEEAMMTEKAKALSLRAAREQVVLLKNDQGTLPLDKTKSGKVAVIGQLGGTVYRDWYAGTMPYSVSPLEAISGKVGGDKVAFKDGNDRITLTSVACGKAVGLAEDEKSSIIASGNAETFTLSDWGFGSYTLKADSNGKYLTTDEETVTASADEVYGWFVKEVFHLLPQQDGSVGLKTWNGKTVTAPNGGNDAFAVSEEMKSFGATETFKKDIVVNGLEEAVAAAKEAETAIVFVGNNPLVNGKEEIDRPSLDLAESQQRLVEAVYAANPNTVVVIVGSYPFTSNWVQENIPAVLYTSHAGQELGNAVADVLYGDYAPAGRLNMTWVQSADQLTDIRDYDIIQSGRTYQYFEGDVLYPFGHGLTYASFKYSNLELNPAQAGVEETITVHVDVTNTGTIASDEVVQLYVRAGQSRVKRPLKTLKGFRRLHIEAGATVKVSFTLPVQELAIWDVTRDRYVVESGTYSIMVGKSSADVQLVADLTVQGETIPSRNLGVATRAENYDAYFGVDLDESKEGGTSVRVIGEQGWIGFKDADLGSNAAALEARVSSEQADAVLEIRLGAPDGTLAGRVELAQGKAQQWSTVKADLKGVSGQQDVYLMLSAGVRVSHFEIH; from the coding sequence ATGACCAACCAAACGAAATATCCGTTTCAGGATACAACGATCGAACTGGATACACGTGTAAAGGACCTCGTGTCCCGTCTGTCGGAAGATGAGAAAATCGAATCGATGCTGCAATACCAACCCGCAGTTGAACGACTGGGTATCGCAGCATATAAACACGGCACAGAAGCAGCCCATGGTCTGGCCTGGCTTGGCGAAGCGACTTCCTTCCCGCAGCCAGTAGGGCTGGCGTGTACCTGGGATGCGGACCTGATGAAAGAGATCGGCTCCGTGATCGGAGACGAGGCACGTGTATTTTATAAACGCAATCCAGCAGTAAACGGTCTGACTCTGTGGGCACCTACGGTTGATATGGAGCGTGATCCACGTTGGGGGCGGAACGAAGAAGCTTATGGTGAAGACCCGGAACTGACTGCTGAACTGACAACGGCGCTGGTTAAGGGAATCCAGGGCGACCATCCGAAGTATTACAAGGCGGTTGCTACGTTGAAGCATTTCCTTGCAAACAATAATGAAGTGGATCGTGGCAGTGGTTCATCGAGTATTGATCCGCGCAACATGCGTGAATATTATCTGAAAGCGTTCGAGAAACCGTTCAAAGAGGGCGGCGCACAATCAATGATGACCGCGTACAACTCTATTAATGGTACACCGGCATTGCTGCATCCGTTTGTAAACGAGATTGTGAAGGGCGAATGGGGCATGGATGGCTTCATCGTGAGTGATGCAGGGGATGTCATGGGGATCAAGAACGATCATAAATACTATGATTCCCACACACCAGGTACAGTAGAGTCCGTCAAAGCCGGAATTGACAGCATTACCGATGATGCGGATCTGTCGAAGCAGGCGCTGCGCGAAGGACTGGAGCAGGGCACACTCACGATGGAAGATATCGATCTGGCGTTGTTCAATACGTTCCGTGTGCGTTTCCGTCTAGGTGAATTTGATCCGGCTGAGGGCAATCCATATGCTTCGATTGGTGAAGAAGCGATGATGACGGAGAAGGCGAAGGCCCTTTCACTGAGAGCAGCGAGAGAACAAGTTGTATTGCTTAAAAATGATCAAGGCACGCTTCCACTGGATAAAACAAAATCCGGCAAAGTGGCTGTGATTGGTCAACTGGGTGGAACAGTCTATCGCGACTGGTATGCAGGCACCATGCCATATAGCGTATCCCCGCTTGAAGCGATCAGCGGCAAAGTAGGCGGCGACAAGGTTGCATTCAAGGATGGCAATGACCGCATTACACTGACTTCCGTCGCATGTGGTAAGGCTGTCGGATTGGCTGAGGATGAGAAATCATCCATCATTGCTTCGGGAAATGCGGAGACATTTACACTAAGTGACTGGGGCTTTGGCAGTTACACGCTGAAGGCAGATAGTAATGGGAAATACCTGACGACGGATGAAGAAACGGTTACGGCATCGGCGGATGAAGTATATGGCTGGTTTGTGAAGGAAGTATTCCATCTGTTGCCACAACAGGACGGAAGCGTGGGGCTGAAGACTTGGAACGGTAAAACAGTAACGGCACCCAATGGTGGAAACGATGCGTTTGCGGTATCCGAAGAGATGAAATCTTTCGGTGCTACGGAAACGTTCAAAAAGGATATTGTGGTGAATGGGTTGGAGGAAGCGGTAGCGGCCGCGAAGGAAGCGGAGACAGCGATTGTATTTGTCGGCAACAATCCACTTGTGAATGGTAAAGAAGAGATCGACCGCCCAAGTCTGGACCTGGCTGAATCCCAGCAGCGTCTGGTTGAAGCCGTTTATGCAGCGAATCCAAATACCGTTGTAGTTATAGTGGGAAGTTACCCGTTCACGTCCAACTGGGTGCAGGAGAACATTCCGGCTGTATTGTATACATCCCATGCAGGACAAGAGTTGGGGAACGCTGTGGCTGACGTATTGTATGGCGATTATGCACCAGCAGGCCGCCTGAATATGACGTGGGTGCAATCGGCAGATCAGCTGACCGATATCAGAGACTACGATATCATTCAATCCGGACGTACGTATCAGTATTTTGAAGGTGATGTACTATATCCATTCGGACATGGATTAACGTATGCATCGTTTAAATACAGTAATTTGGAGCTGAACCCGGCCCAAGCTGGAGTCGAAGAGACCATTACTGTGCATGTGGATGTGACGAATACAGGAACGATCGCCAGTGATGAGGTTGTGCAGTTGTATGTGCGTGCCGGGCAGTCCCGTGTTAAACGTCCACTCAAAACGTTAAAAGGTTTCCGTCGTCTTCATATTGAAGCTGGGGCTACAGTGAAAGTCAGCTTCACACTGCCAGTTCAGGAACTGGCGATCTGGGATGTAACCCGTGATCGCTATGTGGTCGAAAGCGGTACCTACTCCATTATGGTGGGCAAATCTTCTGCTGATGTTCAGCTTGTTGCTGACCTGACGGTACAAGGGGAGACTATTCCTTCACGTAATCTGGGTGTGGCTACTCGCGCCGAAAATTACGATGCATACTTCGGTGTGGATCTGGATGAGAGCAAAGAAGGCGGAACCTCTGTCCGTGTGATTGGTGAGCAAGGATGGATTGGCTTCAAGGATGCAGATCTGGGAAGCAATGCAGCAGCGCTTGAAGCTCGTGTATCATCAGAGCAGGCAGATGCGGTATTGGAAATTCGACTGGGCGCACCTGACGGTACACTGGCAGGACGCGTGGAGCTGGCACAGGGTAAGGCACAGCAGTGGTCCACGGTTAAGGCAGACCTGAAAGGTGTATCAGGTCAACAGGATGTATACCTCATGTTGTCCGCAGGAGTACGTGTCAGCCATTTCGAGATTCATTAA
- a CDS encoding FAD-dependent oxidoreductase: MSEHQQPPTGLPSIPESLWRATNTFNEYPKLTEDTTADVAIIGAGIAGITTAYLLAQTGMSVVVLEAGKVLDGTTGHTTAKVSAQHGVIFDELLHHFGEEQARMYYEGNATAAKWMRDLVKEKQIDCQWAEEEAYVYIQSEENLKKLEIELTAYGKLNIPGQWVDPLPIPVPARAGIKMPGQARFDPLSYLHYLLESAVKQGVRIYEHTTVTDVEEDASLHVRTYENGPSVTAEHVVVASHFPVYDPGFYFSRLHAERSYAVVVEPQKPFTGGMYISDDKPYRSLRTVIHKGKEHILFGGENHKTGQGICTVGHYENLERYAADTFGIRNIPFRWSAQDLISIDKVPYIGPITGRHERVYVATGFAKWGMTTGTMAGHILTDRITGRDNSYAAVFDPARFKVDPGVKNFLVENVNVAAELISGKVGIIHKNTGELGNDEGAVVRHDGKRAGAYKDPTGKLFLVDTTCTHLGCEVEWNAGERSWDCPCHGSRYDYAGKVIEGPAVKDLKMLEAQE; the protein is encoded by the coding sequence GTGAGTGAGCATCAACAGCCCCCGACAGGTTTGCCTTCCATACCGGAATCCCTGTGGAGAGCGACAAACACATTCAATGAATATCCGAAACTGACAGAAGATACAACAGCCGATGTAGCCATTATTGGTGCAGGAATTGCAGGTATCACAACAGCTTATTTGCTGGCCCAGACGGGAATGAGCGTGGTCGTGCTTGAAGCTGGAAAAGTACTGGATGGCACAACAGGCCATACAACGGCCAAGGTATCGGCACAGCATGGCGTGATATTTGATGAATTGCTTCATCATTTTGGAGAAGAACAGGCCCGCATGTATTATGAAGGCAATGCAACAGCCGCCAAGTGGATGCGCGATCTGGTAAAAGAGAAACAGATTGATTGCCAGTGGGCAGAGGAAGAAGCCTATGTCTACATTCAATCCGAGGAGAATCTCAAGAAGCTGGAGATTGAGCTGACTGCCTATGGCAAGCTGAATATTCCTGGTCAATGGGTTGATCCCCTTCCCATCCCTGTTCCGGCCAGAGCAGGTATTAAGATGCCGGGACAAGCTCGCTTTGACCCGCTTAGTTATTTACATTATCTGCTGGAATCCGCAGTCAAGCAAGGTGTCCGCATCTACGAACATACAACGGTAACCGATGTGGAGGAAGATGCCTCGCTACATGTGCGGACATATGAGAATGGTCCATCCGTAACGGCCGAACATGTCGTTGTTGCCTCCCATTTCCCGGTCTATGACCCCGGATTTTATTTTTCACGGCTGCACGCCGAGCGTTCCTATGCTGTTGTTGTTGAACCTCAGAAACCTTTCACAGGTGGCATGTATATCTCTGACGATAAACCCTATCGATCCCTGCGTACCGTCATTCATAAAGGGAAGGAACACATCCTCTTTGGAGGAGAAAATCACAAAACCGGACAGGGCATATGCACTGTCGGTCATTATGAAAATTTGGAGCGTTATGCAGCCGATACATTTGGCATTCGCAACATCCCTTTCCGCTGGTCAGCTCAGGATCTGATCTCCATCGATAAGGTCCCTTACATTGGGCCAATTACTGGACGACATGAACGTGTCTATGTGGCTACCGGCTTTGCCAAATGGGGCATGACCACAGGAACGATGGCTGGACATATCCTTACAGACCGGATTACTGGACGAGATAACTCTTACGCAGCAGTATTCGATCCTGCAAGATTCAAGGTAGACCCTGGTGTGAAAAACTTCCTTGTAGAGAATGTCAATGTAGCCGCGGAACTGATCTCTGGCAAAGTCGGCATTATTCACAAAAACACGGGAGAACTCGGCAACGATGAAGGGGCTGTTGTTCGCCATGACGGCAAACGCGCTGGCGCCTACAAGGACCCGACTGGCAAACTCTTTCTTGTGGATACCACCTGCACCCATTTGGGTTGTGAAGTCGAATGGAATGCCGGGGAACGTTCATGGGATTGCCCATGCCACGGATCACGCTACGATTACGCGGGCAAAGTCATTGAAGGACCTGCCGTTAAAGACCTTAAGATGCTAGAAGCACAAGAATAA
- a CDS encoding PadR family transcriptional regulator, which produces MNVNIQFKKGVLELCVLVLINRQDRYGYELAQAVSQHIEVAEGALYPLLRRLVNDGYCTTYLQESSEGPPRKYYKLSDTGRDYMKTLTNEWNGFVRNVANLIEEGTPNE; this is translated from the coding sequence GTGAATGTTAATATTCAATTCAAAAAAGGGGTGCTGGAACTATGCGTCCTCGTGTTAATCAACCGCCAGGATCGTTACGGCTACGAACTGGCTCAGGCTGTATCCCAGCATATTGAAGTGGCGGAAGGTGCGCTGTATCCCCTTTTGCGAAGATTGGTCAATGACGGCTATTGTACGACTTACCTGCAGGAATCCAGTGAAGGACCACCACGTAAGTATTACAAACTGTCTGATACCGGCCGTGACTATATGAAGACTCTGACGAATGAATGGAATGGTTTTGTGCGCAATGTCGCAAATCTTATAGAGGAAGGTACCCCCAATGAATAG
- a CDS encoding HAAS signaling domain-containing protein: protein MNRQQFMQAMEIHLRPMDPLERAELLADYEQHFEMGLREGRPEEEIARELGHPIEIAKEALGDRYDAQTPGSDPFYARTFEEMRSQQKKGNRAARNFFTAIGLFFLNIILAIPLGLTLWSVWLTIASLSLLVVAPVAAAVDFLYLGHFEYSELFVSIGVFGIGILFAIATKRVFTAFKLITLQYIRWNQKTMKGDV, encoded by the coding sequence ATGAATAGACAACAATTCATGCAGGCAATGGAGATTCATTTAAGACCGATGGACCCGCTGGAACGGGCAGAATTGCTCGCTGATTATGAACAGCATTTTGAGATGGGATTAAGAGAAGGAAGACCGGAAGAAGAGATTGCACGGGAACTGGGGCATCCGATCGAGATTGCCAAAGAAGCGCTCGGTGACCGGTATGATGCACAAACGCCAGGATCTGATCCGTTCTACGCACGGACATTCGAAGAAATGCGTTCACAGCAAAAGAAGGGAAATCGAGCTGCACGCAACTTCTTCACGGCAATCGGACTTTTTTTCCTGAACATTATACTGGCGATTCCACTAGGACTGACTCTGTGGTCGGTATGGCTCACGATTGCCAGTTTGTCGCTGCTGGTCGTAGCCCCGGTTGCTGCTGCTGTAGATTTCTTATATCTCGGCCATTTCGAGTATTCTGAATTATTTGTTTCGATTGGAGTATTCGGTATAGGCATTCTATTCGCCATTGCGACAAAAAGGGTGTTTACAGCCTTTAAGTTGATCACTCTTCAGTATATAAGATGGAATCAAAAGACGATGAAGGGAGATGTCTAA
- a CDS encoding DUF4097 family beta strand repeat-containing protein produces the protein MSTKKWIALAILCIGIGLLGTSIYGVQFGDEREPYSKRWEFKNDELHNIMMNANLSADIEFVVSPDSNGYIEVDGKWDPATIEAFKQASITDGTFTLNQEERLRLQFFTLYWNNQQQTITVALPEGHQLDEVNIVSSSSDLDLKGLHANTLDLNTTSGSIHLQDITVPIIQLDLTSGDIKAAAIAGDMEVKQISGSFTLNGIDGDVTRSVQSGDTKITQLNGAANVNFTSGSVKIEQEVSGPIDVSGQSGDISIQAAPDFDGIYDAQATSGDVNIPDSPMVSREVIKARTTSGSIKIKQS, from the coding sequence ATGAGCACCAAAAAATGGATCGCTTTAGCGATACTATGTATCGGCATCGGTTTGCTCGGAACCTCCATATACGGAGTTCAGTTCGGAGACGAGAGAGAACCCTACTCCAAACGTTGGGAATTCAAAAATGATGAGCTGCACAATATCATGATGAATGCCAACTTAAGCGCAGATATTGAATTCGTTGTCAGTCCGGATTCCAATGGCTACATTGAAGTCGACGGAAAGTGGGACCCGGCCACCATTGAAGCTTTTAAACAGGCTTCGATCACGGATGGAACCTTTACGTTAAACCAGGAAGAGCGTTTGCGTTTGCAATTTTTCACCCTTTATTGGAATAATCAGCAGCAAACGATCACAGTAGCGTTACCTGAAGGACACCAGCTGGATGAAGTTAACATCGTCTCTTCTTCCAGTGACCTGGATCTGAAGGGTCTGCATGCCAATACCTTGGACCTTAACACTACGTCTGGAAGCATTCACCTTCAGGACATTACCGTACCAATCATTCAACTCGATCTAACTTCAGGAGACATTAAAGCTGCAGCAATTGCAGGAGATATGGAAGTCAAACAAATTTCCGGAAGTTTCACGCTGAATGGCATTGATGGCGATGTGACCCGAAGTGTACAGTCGGGAGATACCAAAATTACGCAATTGAACGGTGCAGCAAATGTTAACTTCACTTCCGGTAGTGTGAAAATTGAGCAAGAAGTTTCCGGTCCAATTGATGTATCGGGACAGTCAGGAGATATTTCCATACAGGCAGCGCCCGATTTTGACGGCATTTACGATGCACAGGCCACTTCCGGTGATGTAAATATACCTGATTCCCCCATGGTAAGCCGTGAGGTCATCAAAGCTCGCACTACCTCAGGCAGTATCAAAATCAAACAATCATGA
- a CDS encoding 3-ketoacyl-ACP reductase: MELKNKTAVITGAGKGIGRAIAEALAKEGVHLGLIARTASDLEALQQSLSQEYGVKVTSAIADISDRTQAEAAVAAIEMELGAVDILINNAGIASFGTLLDMDPEEWERILHVNVMGTYYVTRAVLPSMIKESSGSIINIASTAGERGFATGSAYCASKFALLGMTESLMQEVRKSNIRVTALTPSTVNTELATNAGLKIGDEDRMMQAEDVAELALATLKLSDRVFVKAAGIWTTNPQ, translated from the coding sequence ATGGAACTTAAAAATAAAACGGCTGTCATCACTGGCGCCGGTAAAGGTATTGGCCGTGCCATTGCTGAAGCACTTGCCAAGGAAGGTGTACATCTCGGCCTGATCGCTCGGACGGCCTCCGATCTGGAGGCTCTCCAGCAATCGCTGAGCCAGGAATATGGTGTAAAAGTAACCAGTGCTATTGCGGATATTTCCGATCGCACTCAGGCTGAAGCAGCCGTAGCTGCGATTGAGATGGAGCTTGGCGCAGTCGATATTCTGATCAACAATGCAGGCATTGCAAGCTTCGGCACACTGCTGGATATGGACCCGGAAGAGTGGGAACGTATCCTGCATGTTAATGTCATGGGTACATACTATGTAACTCGTGCTGTACTGCCAAGCATGATTAAGGAAAGCAGCGGCAGCATTATCAACATCGCCTCCACCGCAGGCGAGCGTGGATTTGCTACAGGCTCAGCTTACTGTGCTTCCAAATTCGCATTGCTCGGCATGACCGAATCCCTGATGCAGGAAGTGCGCAAATCCAATATTCGGGTTACTGCGTTAACACCAAGTACAGTGAACACGGAGCTGGCGACGAATGCCGGACTCAAAATTGGAGACGAAGACCGCATGATGCAAGCGGAAGACGTAGCTGAACTGGCTTTGGCGACGCTCAAACTGTCGGACCGTGTATTTGTTAAAGCCGCAGGCATCTGGACAACTAATCCACAGTAA
- a CDS encoding helix-turn-helix domain-containing protein codes for MDIGLAIRTIRKQKQITIMQMCEGTGLSKGFISNVENNKTSPSIATLESIADYLKVPLPYLLLSPEQRMNVVRKDERKETTAGSGQIKVQHLTAKGAMRMSIVELPAGASTGVNKHAGEESHLVLQGRIRAEQCEDVEILEAGDSFSWNAIVPHEVTNIGEEPAVVLIAVSKELDLDHLWNA; via the coding sequence ATGGATATTGGTCTAGCCATTCGTACGATCCGCAAACAAAAACAGATCACCATCATGCAAATGTGCGAGGGTACGGGGCTGTCCAAGGGATTTATCAGCAACGTGGAAAATAATAAAACATCACCGTCCATCGCGACGCTTGAAAGTATCGCAGATTATCTGAAAGTGCCACTGCCATACTTGCTGCTGTCACCGGAGCAGCGGATGAACGTGGTGCGCAAGGATGAGCGCAAAGAGACGACTGCCGGAAGTGGACAGATCAAAGTACAGCATCTAACGGCAAAGGGTGCCATGCGCATGTCCATTGTAGAGCTGCCAGCAGGTGCATCGACTGGGGTTAATAAGCACGCCGGAGAAGAGAGTCATCTGGTTCTGCAAGGCCGAATTCGCGCAGAGCAGTGTGAGGACGTAGAGATTCTGGAAGCGGGGGATTCATTCAGCTGGAATGCCATCGTTCCCCACGAAGTAACCAATATTGGGGAGGAACCCGCGGTAGTACTGATCGCCGTGTCCAAGGAACTGGATTTGGACCATTTGTGGAACGCATAA
- a CDS encoding alpha/beta hydrolase: MNYSLTYEVRLPSDYNTEQQYPVIFALHGMGSDEQDMLRLMEPLQSNFIIVAVRGPIVQGSGYAFFQIKSIGNPVRELFDASVQGLQQLMVDLSAKYAIDPARRYIAGFSQGAIMAMTLSLIMGDAIKGIVAMSGYIPQFVKDEYKIQPNSELSVFISHGDQDHLFPLQLGEDNASFFREQTNNVTYVPYHGGHQVTPDLYQQFQQWLRTDAAKLTAEDPKGLNS; this comes from the coding sequence TTGAATTATTCATTGACTTACGAGGTTCGGCTTCCTTCCGATTACAATACAGAACAACAATATCCCGTTATCTTTGCCCTGCATGGCATGGGTTCGGATGAACAGGATATGCTTCGCTTAATGGAGCCTCTTCAGTCCAATTTTATTATCGTTGCCGTACGTGGGCCCATTGTTCAGGGTAGCGGCTACGCCTTTTTTCAAATTAAAAGCATTGGCAACCCCGTCCGTGAGTTGTTCGACGCCTCTGTTCAGGGACTGCAACAGCTAATGGTTGACTTGTCTGCCAAATATGCCATTGATCCCGCACGGCGTTATATCGCCGGATTCAGTCAAGGAGCCATTATGGCGATGACGCTCTCGCTGATCATGGGAGATGCAATTAAGGGAATTGTAGCCATGAGCGGTTACATTCCGCAATTTGTGAAAGACGAATACAAGATACAGCCCAACTCGGAGTTATCTGTATTTATATCGCATGGCGATCAGGATCATCTCTTCCCGCTGCAACTTGGCGAAGATAACGCCAGCTTCTTCCGGGAACAGACCAATAACGTTACGTATGTTCCATATCACGGTGGACACCAAGTCACCCCCGACTTATATCAACAATTTCAACAATGGCTTCGGACGGATGCCGCCAAGCTGACTGCCGAAGACCCGAAAGGACTGAATTCATAA
- a CDS encoding dioxygenase family protein — protein sequence MMPSLFIAHGAPSLALEENAYTEFLQKLGQELPKPKAIVLFSAHWESTTQLVSSVANYETIYDFGGFQPELYQIKYPAQGHEETTAEIQRLFGDAGIPVESDSVRGLDHGAWVVLRLLYPNADIPVVALSVNRYLSNEQQYQVGQALATLREQDVLVIGSGGTVHNLRQLNWESAGIDPWALAFDNWLQDKLVSWDTASLFAYDKLAPSAQAAVPTPEHFVPLLLAMGAGDQNKQASLLFKAYQYGNLSLSCWRFD from the coding sequence ATGATGCCATCCCTGTTTATCGCTCACGGTGCACCATCACTCGCACTGGAGGAAAATGCATACACTGAGTTTCTGCAAAAACTTGGACAGGAACTGCCGAAACCCAAAGCGATCGTATTGTTCTCTGCTCACTGGGAATCTACAACTCAATTGGTTTCTTCAGTAGCCAACTACGAGACCATCTATGATTTTGGCGGCTTCCAGCCCGAGCTGTATCAGATCAAATACCCTGCACAAGGACATGAAGAGACAACAGCGGAGATTCAGCGCCTGTTCGGGGATGCTGGTATTCCGGTGGAAAGCGACTCTGTTCGTGGTCTGGATCACGGTGCTTGGGTTGTGCTTCGCCTGCTCTATCCAAATGCGGACATTCCGGTCGTTGCTTTATCCGTGAACCGTTATCTGTCCAATGAACAGCAGTATCAGGTTGGGCAGGCACTCGCCACATTGCGTGAGCAGGACGTTCTCGTCATTGGCAGTGGTGGGACGGTACACAACCTGCGTCAGTTAAACTGGGAAAGCGCAGGCATTGACCCTTGGGCCTTGGCGTTTGACAACTGGCTGCAAGACAAACTTGTGAGCTGGGATACAGCGTCCCTATTCGCCTATGACAAGCTGGCGCCATCAGCCCAAGCAGCCGTGCCTACGCCAGAGCATTTTGTACCATTGCTGCTCGCCATGGGTGCGGGAGATCAGAACAAGCAGGCATCACTCCTGTTCAAAGCCTATCAGTATGGCAACCTGAGCCTGTCCTGCTGGAGATTTGATTGA